A region of Streptomyces sp. NBC_01267 DNA encodes the following proteins:
- a CDS encoding NAD(P)/FAD-dependent oxidoreductase, with protein MAPAAMTRALAASLADAEPVSFWLEDPGKPAALPALTGDTSCDLLVVGGGYSGLWTALLAKERDPGRDVVLIEGNEIGWAASGRNGGFCAASLTHGLANGLERWPGEIKKLEELGARNLDAIEAAVARYGIDCEFERTGEIDVATQPYQVDELREWHQEVTELGLGGGEFLDQDALRSEVDSPTFLGGLYDRDGVAMLHPAKLAWGLKQACLGLGVRIHERTRGLDLARSGTGMAVRTPYGRVFARHVALGTNIFPSLVKRVRPYTVPVYDYALMTEPLTEEQQAAIGWRNRQGLGDSANQFHYFRLTADHRILWGGYDAIYPYGGRMSADLDHRPDTYLRLAEHFFQCFPQLEGIRFSHAWGGAIDTCSRFSAFFGTAHGGRVAYAAGFTGLGVGATRFGGDVMLDLLSGERTERTALEMVRTKPMPFPPEPFAWAGIGLTKWSLARADERDGRRNLWLKSMDKLGLGFDS; from the coding sequence ATGGCCCCAGCCGCCATGACCCGTGCCCTTGCCGCATCACTCGCCGACGCCGAGCCGGTGTCGTTCTGGCTGGAGGACCCGGGCAAGCCCGCCGCCCTGCCCGCGCTCACCGGCGACACCAGCTGCGACCTGCTGGTCGTCGGCGGCGGCTACAGCGGTCTGTGGACCGCGCTGCTCGCCAAGGAGCGCGACCCCGGCCGGGACGTCGTACTGATCGAGGGCAACGAGATCGGCTGGGCCGCGTCGGGCCGCAACGGCGGCTTCTGCGCCGCCTCGCTGACCCACGGCCTCGCCAACGGGCTGGAACGCTGGCCCGGCGAGATCAAGAAGCTGGAGGAACTGGGCGCGCGCAACCTCGACGCCATCGAGGCGGCCGTCGCCCGGTACGGGATCGACTGCGAATTCGAGCGCACCGGCGAGATCGACGTGGCCACCCAGCCCTACCAGGTCGACGAGTTGCGCGAGTGGCACCAGGAGGTGACCGAACTCGGCCTCGGGGGCGGTGAGTTCCTCGACCAGGACGCGCTGCGGTCCGAGGTCGACTCACCGACCTTCCTCGGCGGGCTGTACGACCGGGACGGGGTGGCGATGCTGCACCCCGCCAAGCTGGCCTGGGGCCTCAAGCAGGCCTGCCTCGGTCTCGGCGTACGGATCCACGAACGCACCCGGGGGCTCGACCTGGCCCGCTCGGGCACCGGGATGGCGGTCCGTACGCCGTACGGCAGGGTCTTCGCCCGGCACGTCGCGCTGGGTACGAACATCTTCCCCTCGCTGGTCAAGCGGGTGCGTCCGTACACCGTCCCGGTCTACGACTACGCGCTGATGACGGAGCCGCTCACCGAGGAGCAGCAGGCCGCGATCGGCTGGCGGAACAGGCAGGGGCTCGGTGACAGCGCCAACCAGTTCCACTACTTCCGGCTGACCGCCGACCACCGCATCCTGTGGGGCGGCTACGACGCGATCTATCCGTACGGCGGGCGGATGAGCGCCGATCTCGACCACCGCCCCGACACCTATCTGAGGCTCGCCGAGCACTTCTTCCAGTGCTTCCCACAGCTCGAAGGGATCCGCTTCAGTCACGCCTGGGGCGGCGCGATCGACACCTGCTCACGGTTCTCGGCCTTCTTCGGTACGGCGCACGGCGGCCGGGTCGCCTACGCGGCGGGCTTCACGGGCCTGGGCGTCGGGGCCACCCGGTTCGGCGGCGACGTGATGCTCGACCTGCTCTCCGGCGAGCGGACGGAGCGCACCGCGCTGGAAATGGTGCGCACCAAGCCGATGCCGTTCCCGCCCGAGCCGTTCGCCTGGGCGGGGATCGGGCTGACCAAGTGGTCGCTGGCGCGGGCGGACGAGCGGGACGGGCGGCGCAATCTCTGGCTGAAGTCGATGGACAAGCTGGGACTCGGCTTCGACTCCTGA
- a CDS encoding ABC transporter permease, which yields MTVTEAPPAAPEAGPVVHKRPVRKRLVPYWLLLPGIVWLVVFFALPMIYQASTSVQTGSLEEGFRVTWHFQTYWDALHEYYPQFIRSLLYAGTATILCLLLGYPLSYLIAFKAGRWRNLVLILVIAPFFTSFLIRTLAWKTILADGGPVVGVLNTLHILDVTSWLGWTEGSRVLATPMAVVCGLTYNFLPFMILPLYTSLERIDGRLHEAAGDLYATPATTFRKVTFPLSMPGVVSGTLLTFIPAAGDYVNSELLGSTDTKMVGSVIQSQFLRVLDYPTAAALSFILMAIVLIMVTVYIRRAGTEDLV from the coding sequence GTGACCGTCACCGAGGCACCGCCCGCCGCCCCCGAGGCCGGGCCCGTGGTCCACAAGCGCCCGGTCCGCAAGCGGCTCGTCCCGTACTGGCTGCTGCTCCCCGGCATCGTCTGGCTGGTGGTCTTCTTCGCCCTGCCGATGATCTACCAGGCGTCGACGTCCGTGCAGACCGGTTCGCTGGAGGAGGGCTTCCGGGTCACCTGGCACTTCCAGACCTACTGGGACGCCCTGCACGAGTACTACCCGCAGTTCATCCGTTCCCTGCTCTACGCGGGCACGGCGACGATCCTCTGTCTGCTGCTGGGCTATCCGCTCTCGTACCTCATCGCCTTCAAGGCGGGCCGCTGGCGCAACCTGGTGCTGATCCTGGTCATCGCGCCGTTCTTCACCAGCTTCCTGATCCGCACGCTCGCCTGGAAGACGATCCTCGCGGACGGCGGCCCGGTCGTGGGCGTGCTGAACACGCTGCACATCCTGGACGTCACCAGCTGGCTCGGCTGGACCGAGGGCAGCCGGGTGCTGGCGACCCCCATGGCGGTGGTCTGCGGACTCACGTACAACTTCCTGCCGTTCATGATCCTGCCGCTCTACACCTCGCTGGAGCGGATCGACGGACGGCTGCACGAGGCGGCCGGGGACCTCTACGCCACCCCGGCCACCACCTTCCGCAAGGTGACCTTCCCGCTGTCCATGCCGGGTGTCGTCTCCGGAACCCTGCTCACCTTCATCCCGGCGGCCGGTGACTACGTCAACTCCGAACTGCTCGGCTCGACCGACACCAAGATGGTCGGCAGCGTCATCCAGTCGCAGTTCCTGCGCGTGCTCGACTATCCGACAGCCGCCGCGCTCTCCTTCATTCTCATGGCGATCGTGCTGATCATGGTCACCGTCTACATCCGCCGAGCCGGCACGGAGGACCTGGTCTGA
- a CDS encoding ABC transporter permease: MLRNSTRWLRRHLVTIAGLITLAYLILPNIVVMVFSFNKPNGRFNITWQRFSLDAWKDPCGVADMCGSLNLSLEIAVWATIGSTVLGTMIAFALVRYRFRARGAINSLIFLPMAMPEVVMAASLLTLFLNMGAQLGFWTILIAHIMFCLSFVVTAVKARVMSMDPRLEEAARDLYASPVQTFLRVTLPIAAPGIAAGALLAFALSFDDFIITNFNAGSTVTFPMYVWGSAQRGTPVQINVIGTAMFIIAVLVVLGGQLISNRRKNSTQH; encoded by the coding sequence ATGCTGAGGAACTCCACGCGCTGGCTCCGCCGCCATCTCGTCACCATCGCGGGCCTGATCACCCTCGCCTATCTGATCCTGCCCAACATCGTCGTGATGGTGTTCTCGTTCAACAAGCCCAACGGGCGCTTCAACATCACCTGGCAGCGGTTCTCCCTCGACGCCTGGAAGGACCCCTGCGGCGTCGCGGACATGTGCGGCTCGCTCAATCTCTCGCTGGAGATCGCGGTCTGGGCCACGATCGGCTCCACCGTGCTCGGCACGATGATCGCCTTCGCGCTGGTCCGCTACCGGTTCCGGGCGCGCGGTGCGATCAACTCGCTGATCTTCCTGCCGATGGCGATGCCCGAGGTCGTCATGGCCGCCTCGCTGCTGACGCTCTTCCTCAACATGGGCGCCCAGCTGGGCTTCTGGACCATCCTCATCGCGCACATCATGTTCTGCCTCAGCTTCGTCGTCACGGCGGTCAAGGCACGTGTGATGTCGATGGACCCCCGGCTGGAGGAAGCCGCGCGCGATCTCTACGCGAGCCCGGTGCAGACCTTCCTGCGGGTCACCCTGCCCATCGCCGCACCGGGGATCGCGGCGGGCGCACTGCTCGCCTTCGCGCTCTCCTTCGACGACTTCATCATCACCAACTTCAACGCGGGCTCGACCGTGACCTTCCCCATGTACGTCTGGGGATCGGCGCAGCGCGGCACGCCCGTGCAGATCAACGTCATCGGTACGGCGATGTTCATCATTGCGGTACTGGTGGTACTCGGCGGTCAGCTGATCAGCAACCGCCGCAAGAACAGCACACAGCACTGA
- a CDS encoding phosphatase PAP2 family protein, with protein sequence MRETPRSQVTVSDSRQGPPQLTPGCAFAHTTGASDSGSPHRSDGRSPHTPRGARHTGPGGRPGTTPPVPGRPASLPPRTPLRRVLFSALGCAVLFALITWQVMSTGPLLQLDVRVDHQLVGTGPGRLSAYLSDLGNAQVAVVVLVAAMAYALWRGSRFDVLAAGLAMAAVPALVVPLKLWVARPGPLDPSTGYFPSGHTATAMVAYGGAALLLTPYTRRNWPVPAAVVLTLATSTGLVLHGYHWPLDVVASWCLCGALLLISSTGMRRSSSRTPPC encoded by the coding sequence ATGAGAGAAACACCCCGCTCACAGGTGACTGTGAGCGATTCCAGGCAAGGGCCTCCCCAGCTCACGCCTGGCTGTGCCTTCGCGCACACCACCGGAGCTTCGGACTCCGGGTCTCCTCACCGATCGGATGGCCGCTCGCCCCACACCCCCCGGGGCGCGCGGCACACCGGTCCTGGCGGCCGCCCCGGAACTACCCCCCCTGTTCCCGGGCGGCCGGCTTCCCTTCCTCCCCGGACCCCGCTGCGGCGTGTGCTGTTCTCCGCGCTCGGCTGTGCGGTCCTCTTCGCGCTGATCACCTGGCAGGTCATGTCCACGGGGCCGCTGCTGCAGCTGGACGTGCGCGTCGACCACCAGCTGGTCGGCACCGGCCCCGGTCGGCTGAGCGCGTACCTCTCGGACCTGGGCAACGCGCAGGTCGCCGTGGTGGTCCTGGTGGCCGCGATGGCGTACGCGCTGTGGCGCGGCAGCCGTTTCGACGTGCTGGCCGCCGGGCTGGCGATGGCCGCGGTGCCCGCCCTGGTGGTCCCGCTGAAGCTCTGGGTGGCGCGGCCGGGACCGCTCGACCCGTCCACCGGGTACTTCCCCTCGGGTCACACGGCGACCGCGATGGTCGCGTACGGCGGAGCGGCCCTGCTGCTGACGCCGTACACGCGGCGGAACTGGCCGGTACCCGCCGCCGTCGTCCTGACGCTGGCGACGAGTACCGGTCTGGTGCTGCACGGCTACCACTGGCCGCTGGACGTGGTGGCCAGTTGGTGCCTGTGCGGTGCGCTGCTGCTGATCAGCTCCACGGGTATGCGTCGAAGTTCTTCGAGAACTCCTCCTTGTTGA
- a CDS encoding ABC transporter ATP-binding protein, producing MTQTNEGGDVRLAGISKTYGSFTAVHPLDLTVPQGTFFALLGASGCGKTTTLRMIAGLEDPSTGTVRLGDRDVTDLPPYKRPVNTVFQSYALFPHLDVTENIAFGLRRRGIKSVKKQVGDMLDLVQLGDFAHRKPHQLSGGQQQRVAVARALINHPQVLLLDEPLGALDLKLRRQMQLELKRIQTEVGITFVHVTHDQEEAMTMADAVAVMNGGRVEQLGAPADLYENPQTTFVANFLGTSNLIEAEVVTAGKDITVHASGTELRLPASRCTAATSSGGKLLVGVRPEKIALAHADDAAEIADGRNRVTGRIADSSFIGVSTQYVVDSPVCPQLEVYVQNVERDARLRPGAEVVLHWNPEHTFGLDAGQAVDAGKSGTAGVEEAA from the coding sequence ATGACACAGACGAATGAAGGCGGCGACGTCCGTCTCGCCGGGATCAGCAAGACCTACGGGTCCTTCACCGCGGTGCACCCGCTGGATCTGACCGTTCCCCAGGGCACGTTCTTCGCCCTCCTCGGCGCCTCGGGCTGTGGCAAGACCACCACCCTGCGCATGATCGCCGGGCTTGAGGACCCCAGCACCGGAACGGTCCGGCTCGGCGACCGGGACGTCACCGACCTGCCGCCGTACAAGCGCCCGGTCAACACGGTCTTCCAGTCGTACGCGCTCTTCCCGCACCTCGACGTGACGGAGAACATCGCCTTCGGGCTGCGCAGGCGCGGCATCAAGTCCGTGAAGAAGCAGGTCGGCGACATGCTCGACCTCGTCCAGCTCGGCGACTTCGCGCACCGCAAGCCGCACCAGCTCTCCGGCGGCCAGCAGCAGCGCGTCGCCGTCGCCCGCGCGCTCATCAACCACCCGCAGGTGCTCCTCCTCGACGAGCCGCTCGGCGCCCTCGACCTGAAGCTGCGCCGTCAGATGCAGCTGGAACTCAAGCGGATCCAGACCGAGGTCGGCATCACCTTCGTCCATGTCACCCACGACCAGGAGGAGGCCATGACCATGGCCGACGCCGTCGCGGTGATGAACGGCGGCCGGGTCGAGCAACTGGGCGCGCCCGCCGATCTGTACGAGAACCCGCAGACCACCTTCGTCGCCAACTTCCTCGGCACGTCGAACCTCATCGAGGCCGAGGTCGTCACGGCGGGCAAGGACATCACCGTGCACGCGTCCGGCACCGAACTGCGGCTGCCCGCGAGCCGATGTACGGCCGCCACCAGCAGCGGCGGCAAGCTGCTCGTCGGGGTCCGCCCGGAGAAGATCGCCCTGGCGCACGCGGACGACGCCGCGGAGATAGCCGACGGACGCAACCGCGTCACCGGCCGGATAGCCGACTCCAGCTTCATCGGGGTCTCCACCCAGTACGTCGTCGACAGCCCGGTCTGCCCGCAGCTGGAGGTCTACGTACAGAACGTCGAGCGCGACGCACGGCTTCGGCCCGGCGCCGAGGTCGTGCTGCACTGGAACCCCGAGCACACCTTCGGCCTCGACGCGGGCCAGGCAGTGGACGCAGGGAAGTCGGGCACCGCAGGTGTCGAGGAGGCGGCGTGA
- a CDS encoding chitinase translates to MERSRLLAVLATAALAAGGLVATAQVSHAADSELAGNGGFESGLDGWSCTAGSGAAVSSPVHGGSSALKATPAGGDDAQCAQTVTVAPDSTYTLSAWVQGSYVYLGASGTGTTDVSTWTQSAGSWQQLKTTFKTGASTTSVQIYTHGWYGTPAYYADDVSLVGPGGPAVQLPAAPDGLRTGTVTATGVGLSWNAVPGATGYTVYRDGAKALSVSGTSATVSGLTAQTAYNFQVTATNSAGESSKSAAVTATTGATGGGGTGAGALPAHALVGYLHSSFANGSGYTKMADVPDSWDVIDLAFGEPTSPTSGDIRFNLCPVTECPGVESADAFKAAIKAKQAAGKKVLISIGGQNGQVQLTTTAARDTFVSSVSKIIDDYGLDGLDIDFEGHSLSLDTGDTDFRNPTTPVVVNLISALKTLKAKYGDTFVLTMAPETFFVQLGYQYYGSGPFGGQDPRAGAYLPVINALRDDLTLLHVQDYNSGSIMGLDNQYHSMGGSDFHIAMTDMLLTGFPVAGDQTKIFAPLRPDQVAIGLPASTNAGNGFTSTADVNKTLNCLTKKTDCGSYATHGSWPDLRGLMTWSINWDLFNKEEFSKNFDAYPWS, encoded by the coding sequence GTGGAACGCTCAAGACTCCTGGCCGTGCTCGCCACGGCCGCGCTCGCGGCGGGCGGACTCGTCGCGACGGCCCAGGTCTCCCACGCGGCCGACTCGGAACTCGCCGGGAACGGCGGTTTCGAGTCCGGCCTGGACGGCTGGAGCTGTACGGCGGGCAGCGGCGCCGCCGTGAGCTCGCCCGTGCACGGCGGCAGTTCGGCCCTCAAGGCGACCCCGGCCGGTGGGGACGACGCCCAGTGCGCACAGACCGTCACGGTCGCGCCCGACTCGACGTACACACTCAGCGCCTGGGTGCAGGGGAGCTACGTCTATCTCGGCGCCTCCGGCACCGGAACCACCGACGTCTCCACCTGGACCCAGTCGGCGGGCAGCTGGCAACAGCTCAAGACCACCTTCAAGACCGGCGCGAGCACCACATCGGTGCAGATCTACACGCACGGCTGGTACGGCACCCCCGCCTACTACGCTGACGACGTCAGCCTGGTCGGCCCCGGCGGTCCCGCCGTACAGCTCCCGGCCGCTCCCGACGGGCTCAGGACCGGCACCGTCACCGCCACCGGTGTCGGCCTCTCCTGGAACGCGGTGCCCGGGGCGACCGGCTACACGGTCTACCGCGACGGCGCCAAGGCCCTCTCGGTGAGCGGCACTTCGGCCACCGTGAGCGGGCTCACCGCGCAGACCGCGTACAACTTCCAGGTCACCGCGACCAACTCCGCGGGCGAGTCGTCGAAGTCGGCGGCCGTCACCGCCACCACCGGCGCGACGGGCGGAGGCGGCACCGGCGCGGGGGCGCTGCCCGCGCACGCGCTGGTCGGCTATCTCCACTCCAGCTTCGCCAACGGTTCCGGCTACACGAAGATGGCCGACGTCCCGGACTCCTGGGACGTGATCGACCTGGCCTTCGGCGAACCGACGTCGCCCACCTCCGGCGACATCCGCTTCAACCTGTGCCCGGTCACCGAGTGCCCCGGTGTCGAGTCGGCGGACGCCTTCAAGGCCGCCATCAAGGCCAAACAGGCGGCGGGCAAGAAGGTGCTGATCTCCATCGGCGGCCAGAACGGCCAGGTGCAGCTCACCACCACCGCCGCCCGCGACACCTTCGTCTCCTCCGTCTCGAAGATCATCGACGACTACGGACTCGACGGCCTGGACATCGACTTCGAGGGCCACTCGCTCTCCCTGGACACCGGCGACACCGACTTCCGCAACCCGACCACCCCGGTCGTCGTCAACCTGATCTCCGCGCTGAAGACGCTCAAGGCGAAGTACGGCGACACGTTCGTCCTGACCATGGCGCCGGAGACCTTCTTCGTCCAGCTCGGGTACCAGTACTACGGCTCGGGCCCCTTCGGCGGACAGGACCCGAGGGCCGGCGCCTACCTGCCGGTGATCAACGCGCTGCGCGACGACCTGACCCTGCTGCACGTCCAGGACTACAACTCGGGCTCGATCATGGGCCTCGACAACCAGTACCACTCCATGGGCGGCTCGGACTTCCACATCGCCATGACCGACATGCTGCTCACCGGCTTCCCGGTGGCCGGCGACCAGACGAAGATCTTCGCCCCGCTCCGCCCGGACCAGGTGGCCATCGGTCTTCCGGCCTCGACCAACGCGGGCAACGGCTTCACCTCGACGGCCGATGTGAACAAGACGCTCAACTGCCTGACGAAGAAGACCGACTGCGGTTCCTACGCCACCCACGGCAGCTGGCCGGACCTGCGCGGCCTGATGACCTGGTCCATCAACTGGGACCTGTTCAACAAGGAGGAGTTCTCGAAGAACTTCGACGCATACCCGTGGAGCTGA
- a CDS encoding polyamine ABC transporter substrate-binding protein yields MEQYEPDRLSPAQLAAAHRTLTSGRGAFGRRALLRTAGLGALTAGGLATLTGCGIPAAKRDGGAPVSDDHSAKEKEINFSNWTEYMDVTDDGKHRPTLEAFTRRTGIKVKYTEDINDNVEFFGKIKPQLAAGQDTGRDLIILTDWLAARLIRFGWVERLDSSLLPHAYANLSAQFRSPDWDPGRAYSYPWAGIPTVIAYNSKATGGRKVDSVTQLLDDPKLKGRVSFLSEMRDSVGMTLLDMGKDPAKVTDADYDAAIGRLQKGVDRNQIRRFTGNDYISDLDKGDIAACVAWGGDITQLQHDNPHVKYVIPAAGYMTSTDNMMIPVKARHTANAERLIDYYYEPAVAAKLTAYTNYVCPVDGVREELTKIDPAMAANELILPDKAMAARSHSFRSLSSKEETAYEEKFAKLIGT; encoded by the coding sequence ATGGAGCAGTACGAGCCAGACCGTCTCTCCCCGGCCCAGCTGGCCGCCGCCCACCGCACGCTGACCAGCGGCAGAGGGGCCTTCGGCCGCCGTGCGCTGCTGCGTACGGCGGGCCTCGGCGCGCTGACGGCCGGCGGCCTCGCCACCCTGACCGGCTGCGGTATCCCGGCAGCCAAACGGGACGGCGGGGCCCCGGTCTCCGACGACCACTCGGCCAAGGAGAAGGAGATCAACTTCTCCAACTGGACCGAGTACATGGACGTCACCGACGACGGGAAGCACCGGCCCACGCTGGAGGCGTTCACCCGCCGCACCGGGATCAAGGTCAAGTACACCGAGGACATCAACGACAACGTCGAGTTCTTCGGCAAGATCAAGCCGCAGCTCGCGGCCGGCCAGGACACCGGCCGGGACCTGATCATCCTGACCGACTGGCTGGCCGCCCGGCTGATCCGGTTCGGCTGGGTGGAACGGCTGGACTCGTCACTGCTCCCGCACGCGTACGCCAACCTCTCCGCCCAGTTCCGCAGCCCCGACTGGGACCCGGGCCGCGCCTACTCGTACCCCTGGGCCGGAATCCCCACCGTCATCGCGTACAACAGCAAGGCGACCGGCGGCCGGAAGGTCGACTCGGTCACCCAGCTGCTCGACGACCCGAAGCTCAAGGGCCGGGTCAGTTTCCTCTCCGAGATGCGGGACTCCGTCGGGATGACCCTGCTCGACATGGGCAAGGACCCGGCGAAGGTCACCGACGCCGACTACGACGCCGCGATCGGCCGCCTCCAGAAGGGCGTCGACCGCAACCAGATACGCCGCTTCACCGGGAACGACTACATCAGCGACCTGGACAAGGGCGACATCGCCGCCTGCGTGGCCTGGGGCGGCGACATCACCCAGCTCCAGCACGACAACCCGCACGTCAAGTACGTGATCCCGGCCGCCGGTTACATGACGTCCACGGACAACATGATGATCCCGGTCAAGGCCAGGCACACGGCCAACGCCGAGCGGCTCATCGACTACTACTACGAGCCCGCGGTCGCCGCGAAGCTCACCGCGTACACGAACTACGTCTGCCCCGTCGACGGCGTGCGCGAGGAACTGACGAAGATCGACCCCGCCATGGCGGCCAACGAGCTGATCCTCCCGGACAAGGCGATGGCCGCGAGGTCGCACTCCTTCCGCTCGCTCTCCAGCAAGGAAGAGACGGCGTACGAAGAGAAGTTCGCCAAGCTCATCGGCACCTGA
- the gabT gene encoding 4-aminobutyrate--2-oxoglutarate transaminase, producing MSALPQERRVVTAIPGPKSQELQVRRNAAVAAGVGSVLPAFTTRAGGGIIEDVDGNRLIDFGSGIAVTSVGASAEAVVRRASAQLADFTHSCFMVTPYEGYVEVCEQLAELTPGDHAKKSALFNSGAEAVENAVKIARAYTKRQAVVVFDHGYHGRTNLTMALTAKNMPYKNGFGPFAPEVYRVPVAYAYRWPTGPENAGAEASAQAIDMIKKQIGADNVAAIIIEPVLGEGGFIEPAKGFLPAVAQFAKDNGIVFVADEIQSGFCRTGQWFACEDEGIVPDLITTAKGIAGGLPLSAVTGRAEMMDAAHSGGLGGTYGGNPVACAAALGAIETMRELDLNAKAKRIEEVMKTRLAAVQEKYDIVGDIRGRGAMIAIELVKSGTKDPNPEATAALAKACHSVGLLVLTCGTYGNVLRFLPPLVIGEDLLNEGLDLLEQAFAGV from the coding sequence ATGTCCGCTCTCCCGCAGGAGCGCCGCGTCGTCACCGCCATCCCCGGCCCGAAGTCGCAGGAGCTGCAGGTCCGTCGCAACGCCGCGGTCGCCGCGGGTGTCGGCTCCGTGCTGCCGGCCTTCACGACCCGCGCGGGCGGCGGCATCATCGAGGACGTCGACGGCAACCGGCTGATCGACTTCGGTTCCGGCATCGCCGTGACCTCGGTCGGCGCGTCCGCCGAGGCCGTGGTGCGCCGGGCGTCCGCGCAGCTCGCCGACTTCACCCACAGCTGTTTCATGGTCACGCCGTACGAGGGGTACGTCGAGGTCTGCGAGCAGCTCGCCGAGCTGACCCCCGGCGACCACGCCAAGAAGTCGGCGCTCTTCAACTCCGGCGCCGAGGCCGTCGAGAACGCGGTGAAGATCGCCCGCGCGTACACCAAGCGGCAGGCCGTCGTGGTCTTCGACCACGGCTACCACGGCCGTACGAACCTCACGATGGCGCTGACCGCCAAGAACATGCCGTACAAGAACGGCTTCGGCCCGTTCGCGCCCGAGGTCTACCGGGTGCCCGTGGCGTACGCCTACCGCTGGCCGACCGGCCCGGAGAACGCCGGAGCCGAGGCCTCCGCCCAGGCCATCGACATGATCAAGAAGCAGATCGGCGCGGACAACGTCGCCGCGATCATCATCGAGCCGGTGCTCGGCGAGGGCGGCTTCATCGAGCCCGCGAAGGGCTTCCTGCCCGCCGTCGCGCAGTTCGCCAAGGACAACGGCATCGTCTTCGTGGCCGACGAGATCCAGTCCGGTTTCTGCCGTACGGGCCAGTGGTTCGCGTGCGAGGACGAGGGCATCGTCCCGGACCTGATCACCACCGCCAAGGGCATCGCGGGCGGGCTGCCGCTCTCCGCGGTGACCGGCCGCGCCGAGATGATGGACGCCGCGCACTCCGGCGGCCTGGGCGGTACGTACGGCGGCAACCCGGTGGCCTGCGCCGCGGCTCTCGGCGCCATCGAGACGATGCGGGAGCTCGACCTCAACGCGAAGGCGAAGCGCATCGAGGAGGTCATGAAGACCCGCCTGGCGGCCGTTCAGGAGAAGTACGACATCGTCGGCGACATCCGCGGCCGTGGCGCGATGATCGCGATCGAGCTGGTCAAGTCCGGCACCAAGGACCCGAACCCGGAGGCGACCGCAGCTTTGGCCAAGGCTTGCCACTCCGTGGGACTGCTGGTCCTGACCTGTGGCACCTACGGGAACGTGCTGCGTTTCCTGCCGCCCCTGGTCATCGGTGAGGACCTGCTGAACGAGGGTCTCGACTTGCTGGAACAGGCCTTCGCAGGCGTGTGA